The Xanthomonas sp. DAR 34887 genome has a segment encoding these proteins:
- a CDS encoding serine hydrolase, translating into MGCGLLLAMTATAQAQAPAPAQVDAALPPALQDLDARIERVRKQFDVPGIAIAIVKDGQVVLERGYGVRELGKPEPVDAQTLFAIASNTKAFTAASLSILADEGKLALDDRVIEHLPWFQMADPYVTREMRVRDLLSHRSGLSLGAGDLLFWPATSYSNEEVVRRLAQVPLKGGFRDRYAYDNILYAVAQKVIEQVSGQSYAEFVRQRIFVPVGMSGARINSDYLQPGDRAAVGHAKFDFRDLRPVPPLTWSNNSGAGGIYASVHDMAKWMQVQLDGGRLPSADGQERRLFSAQRQQEMWQVITPIAIAEPSVPQLLPAKPNFAGYGEGWSLSDYRGHKLVWHTGGWPGMVSRLTLLPEQKLGVIVLTNQEVGAAFNALTLQVLDAYLGAPATDWTAAYAAAVAKADAKADEDWSRHQAARDARSKPSLPLAGYAGTYRDPWYGEVAIVQRGKQLELRFSKTAQLVGTLEHWQHDTFIVRWRDRSLNADAFVNFALTPDGKVREVRMEAISPLTDFSFDFQDLLLTPESGDS; encoded by the coding sequence ATGGGCTGCGGCCTGTTGTTGGCGATGACCGCCACCGCGCAGGCGCAGGCGCCCGCGCCCGCCCAGGTGGACGCGGCGTTGCCGCCCGCGCTGCAGGACCTGGACGCGCGGATCGAGCGGGTGCGCAAGCAGTTCGACGTGCCCGGCATCGCCATCGCCATCGTCAAGGACGGGCAGGTGGTGCTGGAGCGCGGCTACGGCGTGCGCGAACTCGGCAAGCCGGAACCGGTGGACGCGCAGACCCTGTTCGCGATCGCCTCCAACACCAAGGCGTTCACCGCCGCGTCGCTGTCGATCCTGGCCGACGAAGGCAAGCTCGCGCTCGACGACCGGGTGATCGAGCACCTGCCGTGGTTCCAGATGGCCGATCCCTACGTGACCCGCGAGATGCGCGTGCGCGACCTGCTCAGCCACCGCAGCGGCCTGAGCCTGGGCGCCGGCGACCTGCTGTTCTGGCCGGCGACCAGCTACAGCAACGAGGAGGTGGTGCGGCGCCTGGCGCAGGTGCCGCTGAAGGGCGGCTTCCGCGACCGCTACGCCTACGACAACATCCTCTACGCGGTGGCGCAGAAGGTGATCGAGCAGGTCTCCGGGCAGTCCTACGCCGAGTTCGTGCGCCAGCGCATCTTCGTGCCGGTGGGCATGAGCGGCGCGCGCATCAACAGCGACTACCTGCAGCCCGGCGATCGCGCGGCGGTCGGCCATGCCAAGTTCGATTTCCGCGACCTGCGCCCGGTGCCGCCGCTGACCTGGTCGAACAATTCCGGTGCCGGCGGCATCTACGCCAGCGTGCACGACATGGCCAAGTGGATGCAGGTGCAGCTCGACGGCGGTCGCCTGCCCTCGGCCGATGGCCAGGAGCGGCGCCTGTTCAGCGCGCAGCGGCAGCAGGAGATGTGGCAGGTGATCACCCCGATCGCCATCGCCGAGCCGAGCGTGCCGCAACTGCTGCCGGCCAAGCCGAATTTCGCCGGCTACGGCGAGGGCTGGAGCCTGAGCGACTACCGCGGGCACAAGCTGGTCTGGCACACCGGCGGCTGGCCGGGCATGGTGTCGCGGCTGACCCTGCTGCCGGAACAGAAACTGGGCGTGATCGTGCTGACCAACCAGGAAGTGGGCGCGGCGTTCAATGCGCTGACCCTGCAGGTGCTCGACGCTTACCTGGGCGCGCCGGCGACCGACTGGACCGCCGCCTATGCCGCCGCGGTGGCCAAGGCCGATGCGAAGGCCGACGAGGACTGGAGCAGGCACCAGGCCGCGCGCGATGCGCGCTCCAAGCCATCGCTGCCGTTGGCCGGTTACGCCGGCACCTATCGCGATCCGTGGTACGGCGAGGTGGCGATCGTGCAGCGCGGCAAGCAGCTGGAACTGCGTTTCAGCAAGACCGCGCAGCTGGTCGGCACGCTGGAGCACTGGCAGCACGACACCTTCATCGTGCGCTGGCGCGACCGTTCGCTCAATGCCGATGCCTTCGTCAATTTCGCGTTGACGCCCGACGGCAAGGTGCGCGAGGTGCGCATGGAAGCGATCTCGCCGCTGACCGATTTCAGCTTCGACTTTCAGGATCTGTTGCTGACGCCCGAGAGCGGGGATTCGTGA
- a CDS encoding VOC family protein, with protein MKLIPFLSFDGCTHEAMAFYAQALGGSVVSETTYRDMPPSDTMDGCGEMSPGTLDQVAHSQLEAGGAVLMAADSHAAQGAGTTTINVEVESVEEAERVFAALGAGGQVGVPLAETFWAQRWGMLVDRYGKPWMVNCMKRP; from the coding sequence ATGAAACTGATTCCGTTCCTGAGCTTCGACGGCTGCACCCACGAGGCGATGGCGTTCTACGCGCAGGCCCTGGGCGGCAGCGTCGTGTCGGAAACGACCTATCGCGACATGCCACCCAGCGACACCATGGACGGCTGCGGCGAGATGTCGCCGGGCACGCTGGACCAGGTCGCGCACAGCCAGCTCGAAGCCGGCGGCGCGGTGCTGATGGCGGCCGACAGCCACGCCGCGCAGGGCGCCGGCACCACCACCATCAACGTCGAGGTGGAGTCGGTGGAGGAGGCCGAACGGGTGTTCGCCGCGCTGGGTGCCGGTGGCCAGGTCGGCGTGCCGCTTGCCGAGACGTTCTGGGCGCAGCGCTGGGGCATGCTGGTCGATCGCTACGGCAAGCCGTGGATGGTCAACTGCATGAAACGGCCATGA
- a CDS encoding YciI family protein has product MKVMVLVKATADSEAGRLPSEDAWRAMGAYNDRLAEAGVLLAAEGLQPSSRGRRVRFAPQRRQAIDGPFAASGDLLAGFWLWQVRSLDEATEWLKRAPFEPGTEVELRPLLDLQDLGDALPADLLQARQRRLRACAPG; this is encoded by the coding sequence ATGAAAGTGATGGTATTGGTCAAGGCCACCGCCGACTCCGAGGCCGGGCGCCTGCCCAGCGAGGACGCGTGGCGGGCGATGGGCGCCTACAACGATCGGCTGGCCGAGGCCGGGGTCCTGCTCGCCGCCGAAGGTCTGCAGCCCAGTTCGCGCGGCCGCCGCGTGCGTTTCGCGCCGCAGCGGCGGCAGGCGATCGACGGTCCGTTCGCCGCGAGCGGCGATCTGCTGGCCGGGTTCTGGCTGTGGCAGGTGCGCTCGCTGGACGAGGCCACCGAGTGGCTCAAGCGCGCCCCGTTCGAGCCCGGCACCGAGGTCGAACTGCGCCCGTTGCTGGACCTGCAGGACCTGGGCGACGCGCTGCCTGCCGATCTGCTGCAGGCCCGGCAGCGCCGCCTGCGCGCGTGCGCTCCGGGTTGA
- the rraA gene encoding ribonuclease E activity regulator RraA, which translates to MRWTTPDLCDDHPDVQVAEPLFRSYGGRAAFCGQIVTVRCFEDNSRVRELAATPGAGRVIVVDGQGSLRCALLGDQIAENAVRNGWAGLLIHGGVRDVEALAALPLGVQALAACPRKTEKRGLGEVAVPLSFAGVAFVPGHWLYADCNGVLVAAQALLPV; encoded by the coding sequence ATGCGCTGGACCACGCCCGACCTGTGCGACGACCACCCCGATGTGCAGGTCGCCGAACCGCTGTTCCGCAGCTATGGCGGCCGCGCCGCGTTCTGCGGGCAGATCGTCACCGTGCGCTGTTTCGAGGACAATTCGCGGGTGCGCGAACTGGCGGCCACGCCCGGCGCCGGCCGCGTCATCGTCGTCGACGGGCAGGGCTCGCTGCGCTGCGCGCTGCTCGGCGACCAGATCGCCGAGAACGCGGTGCGCAACGGCTGGGCCGGGCTGTTGATCCACGGCGGCGTCCGCGACGTGGAAGCGTTGGCGGCGCTGCCGCTGGGCGTGCAGGCGCTGGCCGCGTGTCCGCGCAAGACCGAGAAACGCGGTCTTGGCGAAGTCGCTGTGCCGCTGTCCTTCGCCGGCGTGGCGTTCGTACCTGGACACTGGCTGTACGCCGATTGCAACGGCGTGCTGGTCGCCGCGCAGGCGCTGCTGCCGGTGTAA
- a CDS encoding glycoside hydrolase family 30 protein has protein sequence MPQPCKFVEIRADAPAPPAKSLRRSTAFARRSRSSPGRWRHCAGALCGALLAVSGAAFAASQTSGDVLVWITTQDHRQALAAAPAAAWSAQPDADIRVDATARRQRMLGFGASITDASAWVLQQLPAPRRDALMHELFGRADGGLGLSFARLTIGASDFSRHHYSLDDTPDNAPDPALAHFSIAPNRDDVLPIAQQALAINPELKIMASPWSAPAWMKTSGSLIGGTLKPEYYDAFARYLLRYVDAYAQAGVPIFALTLQNEPGFTPKDYPGMRLEAAQRAQLIGRHLGPLLDARRDPPLIFDWDHNWDQPQEPLAVLADSQARRHVAAVAWHCYAGDPSAQSPVQAAYPDKDAYMTECSGGDWEPLRSGGLTLQARRLIVQSVRHGARGVLFWNLALDLQGGPHAGGCDTCRGVVDLDPRGERVVRTDEYYALAHASRFVHPQAWRIDSSEGSEGMDNVAFLNPDGSRVLVVVNSAERERTFGVAEGARGFRYTMPARSLASFVWPAPAAVAPQ, from the coding sequence ATGCCGCAGCCATGCAAGTTCGTCGAGATTCGAGCCGATGCGCCGGCGCCCCCGGCGAAATCGCTGCGTCGCAGCACGGCATTTGCGCGGCGATCGCGGTCCTCGCCCGGCCGCTGGCGGCACTGCGCCGGCGCGCTGTGCGGCGCGCTGCTGGCTGTCTCCGGGGCTGCCTTCGCCGCATCGCAGACATCCGGCGACGTCCTGGTCTGGATCACCACCCAGGACCATCGCCAGGCACTGGCGGCGGCGCCGGCCGCGGCCTGGAGCGCGCAGCCCGACGCCGATATTCGCGTCGATGCCACGGCCCGGCGCCAGCGCATGCTCGGCTTCGGCGCCTCGATCACCGACGCCTCGGCCTGGGTGCTGCAGCAATTGCCGGCGCCACGCCGCGACGCGCTGATGCACGAACTGTTCGGCCGCGCGGACGGCGGCCTGGGCCTGAGCTTCGCGCGGCTGACCATCGGCGCCTCGGACTTCTCGCGCCACCACTACAGCCTCGACGACACGCCGGACAACGCGCCGGATCCGGCGCTGGCGCACTTCAGCATCGCCCCCAACCGCGACGACGTATTGCCGATCGCGCAGCAGGCGCTGGCGATCAATCCCGAGCTGAAGATCATGGCCTCGCCGTGGAGTGCGCCGGCGTGGATGAAGACCAGCGGCAGCCTGATCGGCGGCACGCTCAAGCCCGAGTATTACGACGCCTTCGCCCGCTACCTGCTGCGCTACGTCGACGCCTACGCGCAGGCCGGCGTGCCGATCTTCGCGCTGACCCTGCAGAACGAGCCGGGCTTCACTCCCAAGGACTATCCGGGCATGCGCCTGGAGGCGGCGCAGCGCGCGCAGTTGATCGGCCGCCACCTCGGCCCGTTGCTCGACGCGCGCCGCGACCCGCCGCTGATCTTCGACTGGGACCACAACTGGGACCAGCCGCAGGAACCGCTGGCGGTGTTGGCCGATTCGCAGGCGCGGCGCCACGTCGCCGCCGTCGCCTGGCATTGCTACGCCGGCGACCCTTCCGCGCAAAGCCCGGTGCAGGCCGCCTATCCGGACAAGGACGCCTACATGACCGAATGTTCCGGCGGCGACTGGGAACCGCTGCGCAGCGGCGGGCTGACCCTGCAGGCGCGGCGGCTGATCGTGCAGTCGGTGCGCCACGGCGCGCGCGGCGTGCTGTTCTGGAATCTGGCGCTGGACCTGCAGGGCGGCCCGCATGCCGGCGGCTGCGACACCTGCCGCGGCGTGGTCGATCTCGACCCGCGCGGCGAGCGCGTGGTGCGCACCGACGAGTACTATGCGCTCGCCCATGCCAGCCGCTTCGTGCATCCGCAGGCCTGGCGCATCGATTCCAGCGAGGGCAGCGAAGGCATGGACAACGTGGCGTTCCTCAATCCGGACGGCTCGCGGGTGCTGGTGGTGGTCAACAGCGCCGAACGCGAACGTACGTTCGGCGTCGCCGAAGGCGCGCGCGGCTTTCGCTACACCATGCCGGCGCGCAGCCTGGCCAGCTTCGTGTGGCCGGCGCCGGCCGCGGTCGCGCCGCAGTGA
- a CDS encoding LacI family DNA-binding transcriptional regulator produces the protein MSKRATPGLRIEDVAARAGVSMKTVSRVINGEPNVREQTRRKVEQTMQQLGYQPNPSARSLAGQRSYAVALAYDNPSYYQMEIQNGVLAACRAQRYTLMLAPVDRSRADHADALVALARHQHIDGLLLIPPLTDDVPLLRRLDAEGIALACVSPRRQRDWPGVRLEERRAARELVGELVRLGHRRIAHVRGLPGHGATQWRLAGYRDALAAAGIAYDPRLVVPGRFEFTSGVEAAERLLGQRPRPSAVFAANDEMAAGVLRSASLRGLAVPRDLSVCGFDDTLVAQQVSPALATVQQPLQQMGRRALELLLSRVRTPQPPACETLTYRLLLRDSIGPPLGKR, from the coding sequence GTGAGCAAACGCGCCACGCCGGGCCTGCGCATCGAGGACGTGGCTGCGCGCGCCGGCGTGTCGATGAAGACCGTCTCGCGGGTGATCAACGGCGAGCCCAACGTGCGCGAGCAGACCCGGCGCAAGGTCGAACAGACCATGCAGCAGCTGGGCTACCAGCCCAACCCGTCGGCGCGCAGCCTGGCCGGGCAGCGCTCCTATGCGGTGGCGCTGGCCTACGACAATCCCTCGTACTACCAGATGGAGATCCAGAACGGGGTGCTCGCGGCGTGCCGCGCGCAGCGCTACACATTGATGCTGGCGCCGGTGGACCGCAGCCGTGCCGACCATGCCGATGCGCTGGTGGCGCTGGCGCGGCACCAGCACATCGATGGCCTGCTGCTGATTCCGCCGCTGACCGACGACGTTCCGCTGCTGCGCCGGCTGGACGCCGAAGGCATCGCCCTGGCCTGCGTGTCGCCGCGGCGCCAGCGCGACTGGCCCGGCGTGCGGCTGGAGGAACGCCGCGCCGCGCGCGAACTGGTCGGCGAACTGGTGCGGCTCGGCCATCGCCGCATCGCGCATGTGCGCGGCCTGCCCGGCCACGGCGCCACGCAATGGCGCCTGGCCGGCTATCGCGACGCGCTGGCGGCGGCCGGCATCGCCTACGACCCGCGCCTGGTCGTACCGGGACGCTTCGAGTTCACGTCCGGCGTCGAGGCTGCCGAGCGCCTGCTCGGGCAGCGCCCGCGGCCGAGCGCGGTGTTCGCCGCCAACGACGAGATGGCCGCCGGCGTGCTGCGCAGCGCCAGCCTGCGCGGACTCGCCGTGCCGCGCGACCTGTCGGTGTGCGGGTTCGACGACACCCTGGTCGCGCAGCAGGTCTCGCCGGCGCTGGCGACGGTGCAGCAACCGTTGCAGCAGATGGGCCGGCGCGCGCTGGAGCTGCTGCTGTCACGGGTACGCACGCCGCAGCCGCCGGCCTGCGAGACCCTCACGTATCGCTTGCTGCTGCGCGATTCGATCGGACCGCCGCTTGGGAAGCGTTGA
- a CDS encoding YciI family protein → MQFLLLIYIDPSLLEALPAEEYDRLMRDCLAHADALQAEGTLVLAQQLQPVATARTLRSRQGQLRITDGPFAETRELLAGFNLINARDHDEAVRIAKHFPWSRFGSIEVRPLADMDAERARVGTAAARRISAA, encoded by the coding sequence ATGCAATTCCTGCTGCTGATTTACATCGACCCGTCCTTGCTGGAGGCGCTGCCCGCCGAGGAATACGACCGCCTGATGCGCGATTGCCTGGCGCATGCCGACGCGCTGCAGGCCGAAGGCACCCTGGTGCTGGCGCAGCAACTGCAGCCTGTCGCCACCGCCCGCACCCTGCGCTCGCGGCAGGGCCAGCTGCGCATCACCGACGGCCCCTTCGCCGAGACGCGCGAACTGCTGGCCGGCTTCAATCTGATCAATGCGCGCGACCACGACGAGGCGGTGCGCATCGCCAAACATTTCCCCTGGTCGCGCTTCGGCAGCATCGAGGTGCGGCCGCTGGCCGACATGGACGCCGAACGCGCCCGCGTCGGCACCGCAGCCGCGCGCCGGATCTCCGCTGCATAG
- a CDS encoding RNA polymerase sigma factor, whose translation METAFAQRLETVWRMEAPGLIARLSRLLGGDVGRAEELVQDTWLAALERWPAQGIPDNPGAWLMTTARNRAIDVLRQHRRIAGQHAQWGEALQPQALPAPDDSDALQDDIGDDLLRLMFVACHPLLPADARVALTLRLLGGLTTEEIARAFLLPEPTIAQRIVRAKRTLAQKRVPFEVPRQAALPQRLASVLEVIYLVFNEGYAASAGDDWMRPALCEEALRLGRVLAHRLPAWPQVHGLLALMELQASRSAARVRADGSPVLLPEQDRARWDWLQIARGQDALRRAQALGGDDDAYVLQAAIAECHACARRADDTDWARLAALYARLAQLHPSPVVELNRAVAVARAEGAAAAWALLQPLREDPRLRDYAPLAAACGDVLQRLERTDEARAAFAQAAALTANARERQALLARAAAL comes from the coding sequence ATGGAGACCGCATTCGCGCAACGCCTGGAAACGGTCTGGCGCATGGAGGCGCCGGGGCTGATCGCGCGCCTGTCGCGGCTGCTCGGCGGCGATGTCGGCCGCGCCGAGGAACTGGTCCAGGACACCTGGCTGGCCGCGCTGGAGCGCTGGCCCGCGCAGGGCATTCCCGACAACCCCGGAGCGTGGCTGATGACCACCGCGCGCAATCGCGCGATCGACGTGCTGCGCCAGCACCGGCGCATCGCCGGCCAGCACGCGCAGTGGGGCGAGGCGCTGCAACCGCAGGCGCTGCCCGCGCCGGACGACAGCGATGCGCTGCAGGACGACATCGGCGACGACCTGCTGCGGTTGATGTTCGTCGCCTGCCATCCGCTGCTGCCGGCCGACGCGCGGGTGGCGCTGACCCTGCGCCTGCTCGGCGGCCTGACCACCGAGGAGATCGCGCGCGCGTTCCTGCTGCCGGAGCCGACCATCGCCCAGCGCATCGTCCGCGCCAAGCGCACCCTGGCGCAGAAGCGGGTGCCGTTCGAGGTGCCGCGGCAGGCGGCGCTGCCGCAGCGCCTGGCCTCGGTGCTGGAGGTGATCTACCTGGTGTTCAACGAAGGCTATGCGGCCAGCGCCGGCGACGACTGGATGCGTCCGGCGCTGTGCGAGGAGGCGCTGCGGCTGGGCCGGGTGCTGGCGCATCGGTTGCCGGCGTGGCCGCAGGTGCATGGACTGCTGGCGCTGATGGAGCTGCAGGCTTCGCGCAGCGCCGCGCGGGTGCGTGCCGACGGCAGCCCGGTGCTGTTGCCCGAGCAGGACCGGGCGCGTTGGGACTGGCTGCAGATCGCGCGCGGCCAGGACGCGCTGCGGCGCGCGCAGGCGCTGGGCGGCGACGACGACGCCTACGTGCTGCAGGCGGCCATCGCCGAATGCCATGCCTGCGCGCGCCGCGCCGATGACACCGATTGGGCGCGGCTGGCGGCGCTGTACGCGCGGCTGGCGCAGCTGCATCCCTCGCCGGTGGTGGAGCTCAACCGCGCGGTCGCGGTGGCGCGTGCCGAGGGCGCGGCGGCGGCCTGGGCCTTGCTGCAGCCCTTGCGCGAGGATCCGCGATTGCGCGACTACGCGCCGCTGGCGGCGGCCTGCGGCGATGTGCTGCAGCGCCTGGAGCGCACCGACGAGGCGCGCGCCGCCTTCGCACAGGCCGCCGCGCTCACCGCCAACGCACGCGAGCGGCAGGCGCTGCTGGCGCGGGCGGCGGCGCTGTAG
- a CDS encoding DUF72 domain-containing protein has protein sequence MNDLFDSAPAAPDGIRVGIGGWTYAPWRGGMFYPQGLVQRRELEYASRHVSSIEINGTYYGTQKPDTYARWRDEAPADFLFSAKAPKRITGMRKLATAGAQIEDFVGGIATLGDKLGPLVWQFEHGRTLDLDELAAFLELLPQQAGGRRLRHVLEVRDPACVGPRLLELVRRHRVATVFTDSPDFPSFADLSADFVYARLMRSRANLAHGYTPKEVRAWAAQAQAWRRGEDPDTLPHVGALAAKAKPREVFVYFISAAKERNPAAAMALLAELGKR, from the coding sequence ATGAACGATCTCTTCGACTCCGCCCCGGCCGCGCCGGACGGCATCCGCGTCGGCATCGGCGGCTGGACCTACGCGCCGTGGCGCGGCGGCATGTTCTACCCGCAGGGACTGGTGCAACGCCGTGAGCTGGAATACGCCAGCCGCCACGTCAGCAGCATCGAGATCAACGGCACCTACTACGGCACGCAGAAGCCGGATACCTACGCGCGCTGGCGCGACGAGGCGCCGGCCGATTTCCTGTTTTCGGCCAAGGCGCCCAAGCGCATCACCGGCATGCGCAAGCTGGCTACGGCCGGCGCGCAGATCGAGGACTTCGTGGGCGGCATCGCGACGCTTGGCGACAAGCTCGGCCCGCTGGTCTGGCAGTTCGAGCACGGCCGCACGCTCGACCTCGACGAGCTCGCCGCGTTCCTCGAACTGCTTCCGCAGCAAGCCGGCGGTCGCCGCTTGCGGCACGTGCTGGAAGTGCGCGACCCGGCCTGCGTCGGGCCGCGCCTGCTGGAGCTGGTGCGCCGCCACCGCGTGGCCACGGTGTTCACCGATTCGCCCGACTTCCCGTCCTTCGCCGATCTCAGCGCCGACTTCGTCTATGCGCGGCTGATGCGCAGCCGCGCCAACCTGGCGCACGGCTATACGCCGAAGGAAGTGCGCGCCTGGGCGGCGCAGGCGCAGGCCTGGCGCCGCGGAGAGGATCCGGACACGCTGCCGCATGTCGGCGCGCTGGCCGCCAAGGCCAAGCCGCGCGAGGTCTTCGTCTATTTCATCAGCGCAGCCAAGGAACGCAATCCGGCCGCGGCGATGGCGCTGCTGGCCGAACTCGGCAAGCGCTGA
- a CDS encoding VOC family protein — MSDTPQMIFVNLPVRDLEASQAFFAALGYSFNPTFTDQNAVCMIVSDSIFVMLLTEPFFAGFTNKPLSDARVSTEVITALSVPSRAAVDALLEKALAAGAREPQAPRDYGFVYQRGFEDPDGHLWEIAHMSGTPG, encoded by the coding sequence ATGTCCGATACGCCGCAGATGATCTTCGTCAATCTTCCGGTCCGCGATCTGGAGGCCTCCCAGGCCTTCTTCGCGGCGCTGGGCTATTCCTTCAATCCGACCTTCACCGACCAGAATGCGGTCTGCATGATCGTCAGTGACAGCATCTTCGTGATGCTGCTGACCGAGCCGTTCTTCGCCGGCTTCACCAACAAGCCGCTCAGCGATGCGCGGGTGAGCACCGAGGTCATCACCGCGTTGTCGGTGCCCAGCCGCGCCGCGGTCGACGCGCTGCTGGAGAAGGCGCTGGCGGCCGGCGCGCGCGAGCCGCAAGCGCCGCGCGACTACGGTTTCGTGTACCAGCGCGGCTTCGAGGATCCCGATGGCCACCTGTGGGAGATCGCGCACATGAGCGGCACGCCGGGCTGA